A single window of Pontibacillus chungwhensis DNA harbors:
- a CDS encoding YtrH family sporulation protein, with the protein MEERFFAAIFQYYFIALGVMIGGTLIGTIGAFATGEAPFTYMNRLAKSLRIWAIVAAIGGTFDAITNFEKGFYDGSTIDIFKQIILILSAMGGVQTALLIIEWLIQEEVS; encoded by the coding sequence ATGGAAGAACGTTTCTTTGCAGCGATTTTTCAGTATTACTTCATTGCACTCGGGGTGATGATCGGGGGAACCTTAATCGGCACCATTGGAGCATTCGCTACAGGGGAAGCCCCTTTTACGTATATGAATCGTTTAGCCAAAAGTCTTCGGATTTGGGCCATCGTAGCGGCTATTGGAGGTACGTTTGATGCGATAACAAACTTTGAAAAGGGATTTTATGATGGGTCTACCATTGATATATTTAAGCAAATTATTTTAATTCTTTCAGCTATGGGCGGTGTACAAACGGCTTTGCTCATTATTGAATGGCTTATACAAGAGGAGGTATCCTAA
- a CDS encoding DHH family phosphoesterase: protein MSKAEVFQLIQQYQTIILHRHVRPDPDALGSQGGLGEIIRATFPEKNVYLVGDEDPSLTFLTSMDAIEDDVFEGALVIVCDTANQARVDDQRYTNAEKIIKIDHHPNVDPYGDVRWVDTEASSTSELIYEFYVSFKENGLEMTDEAARLIYAGIVGDTGRFLFPSATGKTFSYAAELVTYNFNRPALYDQLYNTEHEIARLKGYILQNFTVEESGLSTVKITQDILNEYNVTPLQTSAVVGTLGDVEGVLAWAIFVEEEDQIRVRLRSKGPVVNEIAAKYNGGGHPMASGASVKTWADTEKVAADLNTVCIQYKNN from the coding sequence ATGAGCAAAGCCGAAGTATTTCAATTGATTCAACAATATCAAACAATCATTCTGCATCGCCACGTACGCCCTGATCCGGATGCCCTTGGTTCGCAAGGGGGTCTTGGGGAAATTATTCGTGCTACTTTCCCTGAGAAGAATGTGTATCTTGTAGGGGACGAGGATCCATCTCTTACGTTTCTCACTTCAATGGACGCTATTGAGGATGATGTGTTTGAGGGTGCGCTTGTTATCGTATGCGATACAGCGAACCAAGCCAGAGTAGACGATCAGCGTTATACAAATGCAGAGAAAATTATTAAAATTGACCATCATCCAAACGTGGATCCGTATGGAGACGTTCGTTGGGTGGATACTGAGGCTAGCTCTACCTCTGAATTAATTTATGAGTTTTATGTTTCCTTTAAAGAAAATGGCTTGGAAATGACGGATGAAGCGGCTCGCTTAATATACGCAGGGATTGTTGGAGATACCGGACGATTCTTGTTCCCAAGCGCGACAGGAAAAACGTTTAGCTATGCAGCTGAACTTGTTACGTATAACTTTAACCGCCCTGCTTTATATGATCAGCTTTATAACACTGAACATGAAATTGCCAGGCTGAAAGGGTATATTCTGCAAAACTTTACGGTTGAAGAGTCAGGACTTAGCACGGTTAAAATCACTCAGGATATCCTGAATGAATACAACGTAACACCCCTTCAAACATCAGCTGTCGTAGGAACATTAGGGGATGTTGAAGGAGTCTTAGCCTGGGCGATCTTTGTGGAGGAAGAAGACCAGATTCGAGTTCGGTTACGCTCGAAAGGACCGGTTGTGAATGAAATTGCAGCGAAATATAACGGGGGCGGCCACCCAATGGCCTCTGGTGCTTCTGTGAAAACGTGGGCTGATACAGAAAAGGTAGCTGCTGACTTGAATACAGTTTGCATCCAGTATAAGAATAATTAG
- the ytrI gene encoding sporulation membrane protein YtrI has protein sequence MHIPPLYKKTSWQRFFAGVFIGAILAFAVFLFMYGTLIEQRIEENVRLQSELTTLEDNYEILNKDKEELNEQQKKSISVQSIEIAFLNEKKLLSEHKLDRLSVYKLRDMVRKQLPDIIGQNIESLSENTSLIYSSIENRSYKVDDFTYEVKVERLVIAPNFKVSLTIDFVKK, from the coding sequence ATGCACATTCCTCCTCTTTATAAGAAGACAAGCTGGCAACGATTTTTTGCAGGAGTGTTCATAGGAGCCATATTAGCTTTTGCAGTATTTTTATTTATGTATGGGACCCTTATAGAGCAACGAATAGAAGAAAATGTACGATTACAAAGTGAACTTACGACTCTAGAAGACAATTATGAGATCTTGAATAAAGATAAGGAAGAACTGAATGAACAGCAAAAGAAATCCATTTCTGTTCAAAGTATCGAAATTGCTTTTTTAAATGAAAAAAAACTACTTTCTGAGCACAAATTAGACCGTCTTAGCGTATACAAATTAAGGGATATGGTAAGAAAGCAGCTCCCTGACATTATCGGGCAAAATATTGAATCTTTATCAGAGAATACGAGTTTAATTTACTCATCCATAGAAAACAGAAGTTATAAGGTAGATGATTTCACCTATGAAGTTAAAGTGGAACGTCTGGTTATCGCTCCTAATTTTAAAGTGAGTTTAACGATCGACTTCGTCAAAAAGTAA
- a CDS encoding PspA/IM30 family protein has translation MFKLFKRVGTVVNSELNAMLDKAEDPVKMLDQFMRDMEKDIREAESAVAKQIANEKMLKRKYDDAQALVDKRQEQAEKAIEAGNEDLAKRALQDKKNQQEQSESLKESWERARTDSESLRQKLDEMKKEYQEMKLKKDSLKARAESAKTRTKMNRTMSGISSDESKRGFERMEEKVLKYEAEAETSEDLSSESRSLDDEFEELEKDSVDDELAELKKKLGKE, from the coding sequence ATGTTTAAATTATTTAAGCGTGTAGGCACAGTCGTTAACTCTGAATTAAATGCGATGCTTGATAAAGCAGAAGATCCGGTGAAGATGTTAGATCAATTCATGAGAGATATGGAGAAGGACATTCGTGAGGCTGAAAGTGCAGTTGCAAAACAAATTGCAAATGAAAAAATGCTTAAGCGAAAGTATGATGATGCACAAGCATTAGTAGATAAACGTCAGGAACAAGCCGAGAAAGCCATTGAAGCTGGAAATGAAGATTTAGCGAAGCGAGCTTTACAAGATAAGAAAAATCAACAAGAGCAATCGGAATCCCTTAAAGAATCATGGGAAAGAGCGCGAACAGATTCAGAATCATTACGCCAGAAGTTAGATGAAATGAAGAAAGAATACCAGGAAATGAAGCTGAAGAAAGACTCTTTAAAAGCGCGGGCAGAGTCTGCTAAAACACGAACAAAAATGAACCGTACAATGTCTGGTATCTCAAGTGATGAATCAAAACGTGGGTTTGAGCGTATGGAAGAAAAGGTTCTAAAATATGAAGCTGAAGCTGAAACAAGCGAAGACCTTTCAAGTGAATCGCGTTCTTTAGATGATGAATTTGAAGAGTTGGAAAAAGATAGTGTGGACGATGAGTTGGCGGAGTTAAAGAAAAAGTTAGGGAAAGAATAA
- a CDS encoding metal-dependent hydrolase, whose translation MKVSYHGHSVVKIETNENTILIDPYISENGNCDLDASTVKADVILLTHGHNDHVGDTVDIAKRNDSFVVAPFELATYLGNKGLNTHPMYIGGEHTFDFGTVKFTQAFHGSSYTEEDGTIVYTGMPTGILFTYEGKTIFHAGDTGLFSDMKLIGERNSIDLAFLPIGDNFTMGPEDATLAAEWLQAKHVVPVHYNTFPLIEQDGEAFAEGIKGGAGKVMQVGESLTL comes from the coding sequence GTGAAAGTATCGTATCATGGACATTCAGTTGTTAAAATCGAAACCAATGAAAACACGATTCTAATTGATCCTTATATTTCTGAGAATGGAAACTGTGATCTTGACGCTAGTACGGTTAAGGCAGATGTAATCTTATTAACTCATGGTCATAATGACCACGTTGGAGATACGGTTGATATTGCGAAGAGAAATGACTCGTTTGTAGTGGCTCCATTTGAACTTGCTACGTATTTAGGAAATAAAGGATTAAACACTCATCCAATGTACATTGGAGGGGAGCACACGTTTGATTTTGGAACCGTTAAGTTTACACAAGCTTTTCATGGTTCTTCTTACACGGAGGAAGATGGCACGATCGTTTACACGGGCATGCCAACTGGAATCTTGTTTACTTATGAAGGAAAAACCATTTTCCATGCAGGGGATACCGGGTTATTCAGTGACATGAAACTAATCGGTGAACGAAACTCCATTGATTTAGCATTCTTGCCAATAGGAGACAACTTTACGATGGGGCCAGAAGATGCAACGCTAGCTGCTGAATGGTTACAAGCTAAACACGTTGTGCCTGTTCACTACAATACGTTCCCGCTCATAGAACAAGACGGTGAAGCTTTCGCTGAAGGAATAAAAGGTGGAGCTGGAAAAGTGATGCAAGTGGGTGAGTCCCTCACTCTTTAG
- a CDS encoding CBS domain-containing protein produces the protein MATKHEQILNHIDSLSIGTKISVRGIAKALEVSEGTAYRAIKEAENQGLVSTIERVGTIRIERKKKENIERLTFAEIINIVDGQVLGGREGLYKTLSKFVIGAMKLEAMMRYTEAGSLLIVGNRTNAHELALKEGAAVLITGGFDTEEHVKRLADEKQLPIISTSYDSFTVATMINRAIYDQLIKKEIVLVDDIYTPFESSYYLHPDDPVSRWHDFNEKTMHSRYPVIDGQLRVVGMVTSKDVIGKEPSLLIERVMTKQPMTVQTKTSLANAAHMMVWEGIEIMPVVDAYHKFKGIISRQDVLKALQQLQRQPQVGETIDDLVTSQLQETADAFDQTVYETRVTPQMTNQLGTLSYGVFTSLVVDAGSRLLHHYKKGDLVVENLSIYFIKPVQLDSTLGIKPRVLEVGRKFAKVDVEVFNEKVLVGKAMLMAQLIDR, from the coding sequence GTGGCAACGAAGCATGAACAAATATTGAACCATATCGATTCTTTATCGATCGGAACCAAGATCTCTGTCAGAGGAATTGCTAAAGCCTTAGAAGTAAGTGAAGGAACGGCTTACAGGGCCATTAAAGAAGCTGAGAATCAGGGTCTTGTGAGCACAATTGAACGTGTGGGGACGATTCGAATTGAACGGAAGAAGAAAGAAAATATCGAGCGACTTACATTTGCTGAGATTATCAACATCGTAGATGGCCAAGTGCTTGGGGGAAGAGAAGGTTTATATAAGACACTAAGCAAGTTCGTCATTGGAGCAATGAAATTAGAAGCCATGATGCGTTATACCGAAGCTGGATCTTTACTGATAGTAGGTAACCGGACAAATGCACATGAGTTAGCGCTAAAAGAAGGGGCTGCTGTTCTGATCACAGGGGGCTTTGATACAGAGGAACATGTGAAGCGTCTTGCCGATGAGAAACAACTCCCAATCATTTCGACGAGTTATGACTCGTTTACAGTGGCAACGATGATTAATCGTGCGATATATGACCAGTTGATCAAGAAGGAAATTGTGTTGGTCGATGATATCTACACACCGTTTGAGAGCTCTTATTACCTCCATCCGGATGATCCAGTTAGCAGATGGCATGATTTCAATGAAAAGACCATGCACAGTCGCTACCCTGTCATTGACGGCCAGTTGCGTGTAGTCGGTATGGTGACTTCAAAAGACGTAATTGGAAAAGAACCAAGCCTTTTAATTGAAAGGGTTATGACGAAACAACCGATGACGGTGCAAACGAAAACGTCACTTGCGAATGCCGCTCATATGATGGTTTGGGAAGGCATTGAGATTATGCCTGTTGTGGATGCTTATCATAAGTTCAAAGGAATCATTTCGCGCCAGGATGTATTGAAGGCGCTCCAACAATTGCAACGACAACCACAAGTCGGGGAGACGATTGATGACCTAGTCACAAGTCAGTTGCAAGAAACGGCAGATGCCTTTGATCAAACGGTCTATGAAACACGTGTTACACCACAAATGACCAACCAATTAGGGACACTCTCATATGGCGTGTTTACTTCTCTTGTTGTTGATGCAGGAAGCCGACTGCTTCACCACTACAAAAAGGGAGATCTTGTTGTAGAAAATTTATCGATTTACTTTATTAAGCCCGTACAACTAGATAGTACGCTTGGGATCAAGCCTCGTGTGTTAGAGGTTGGAAGGAAGTTTGCTAAGGTGGACGTAGAAGTGTTTAATGAGAAAGTCTTAGTTGGCAAAGCGATGCTCATGGCTCAATTAATTGATCGCTAA
- a CDS encoding YtpI family protein codes for MVIIPIIIVLSLAMYLFYKVQILRLGEDPLKQVYTNSKARMALGLFMLSISINVYLVYQTRLALYITILFIALGGAQLVYGYKTTRFYGKQLKERSA; via the coding sequence ATGGTCATTATCCCGATTATTATCGTGCTTTCTTTAGCAATGTACTTATTCTACAAAGTACAAATCCTTCGTTTGGGCGAAGATCCATTAAAACAAGTGTACACCAATTCAAAAGCACGGATGGCTCTAGGATTATTTATGCTTTCCATTTCAATTAACGTCTATCTCGTCTATCAGACGCGACTAGCTCTTTACATTACCATTCTGTTTATTGCTTTAGGTGGTGCCCAACTTGTCTATGGCTACAAAACCACCCGTTTTTACGGGAAGCAACTTAAAGAACGAAGCGCATAA
- the dnaE gene encoding DNA polymerase III subunit alpha, whose amino-acid sequence MDFVHLQVRSGYSLMRSTNTIEKLVATAKERGFTSLALTDEGVMYGAVSFYQTCHKYGIKPIMGITVRVFNGDLSEELVLLAKSNHGYEKLVELSSYLQLREQAGIDREDLRGYTQDCIGILPLYNSSLHPFILRNEDQQLLEGLQDWKGYFGESDFYIGIEDHGLEEERHLHVALDEVMPDGTPMVALQDVWYLNEEDVYAYDCLQSIRSNTKWDGQPDTNQKHHHFRSSLDMFNLFGEWRPELLSQTVDIANQCDVTLNFDRRMLPSYPVPIEGTSDQYLRSLCEEGLQRRYGNPSEEVRERLDYELKVIEAMQFSDYFLIVWDFMAYARKERIMTGPGRGSAAGSLVAYLLYITDVDPIEYELLFERFLNPDRVTMPDIDIDFSDVRRDEVIQYVAEKYGTEHVAQIITFGTFGPRSAIRELIKAMGIDQQEAAYLMKFIPQQSPGSIVEIVQETPELKEYIQGSDQMKRLFRIATRLEGLPRHASTHAAGVVISQEPLMKNVPLTSGHNGVPLTQFAMNELEAIGLLKMDFLGLRNLSLIERMTDTIKKKESSQITFDTYSDPATFSLLRNGKTTGVFQLESKGMRDVLERLEPTHFEDIVAVNALYRPGPMEFIQTYINRKNGSEEVNYPHPDLHPILHKTYGVLIYQEQIMQIAHKMAGFSLGQADILRRAVSKKKEQAIVEQKDAFINGCRSNGYSKDVAEEMFQWIVRFSNYGFNRSHAVAYSIISYQLAYLKAHYPAYFMAELMSSVSTDRIQSYINEARDLSVKVLPPSINRSFGRYTVERGAIRIGLGSIKGVGKNALREILQTRKAKLFNHLFDFCRRVSLSVVNRPVMESLILAGCFDESNPNRASLLASLDHAMEQGELFSETNEQESFFMEEIELGANYVEVEPFSKMKQLSMEREVLGVYISSHPLASYREQLRENGFLSLREASQAARKKSLKSSVVVQQLKTIRTKRGDPMAFLTLGDEQTEMEAVVFPDLFREVRQWIDEELLIFIEGRMEERNGKLQWILEKIGPFQEEELQSSSTESRRLFLKIQDDQDSTLKKVKEITTQYPGKVPVIVHYPIRKETYQLGISYAIDPKHEAIKLLEGELGKENVVLK is encoded by the coding sequence ATGGATTTTGTTCATCTACAGGTTCGTAGTGGATATAGTCTGATGAGAAGTACAAATACAATTGAAAAATTAGTGGCCACCGCAAAAGAACGAGGGTTCACCTCCCTGGCGCTCACCGATGAGGGTGTCATGTACGGGGCGGTATCCTTTTATCAAACATGCCATAAATATGGCATCAAGCCGATTATGGGGATCACCGTCCGTGTATTTAACGGAGATCTCTCAGAAGAGCTGGTGTTGCTTGCTAAATCGAACCACGGTTATGAGAAGTTAGTGGAGTTAAGTAGTTATCTTCAGTTACGGGAACAAGCTGGTATAGATAGAGAAGATCTACGAGGATATACTCAAGATTGCATCGGTATTTTGCCTTTATATAATTCCTCCCTCCACCCGTTCATTCTACGAAATGAAGACCAGCAACTGTTAGAAGGGTTACAAGATTGGAAAGGATATTTTGGTGAGAGTGATTTCTATATAGGTATAGAGGATCATGGTTTAGAGGAAGAGCGACATCTTCATGTAGCTCTCGATGAAGTGATGCCTGATGGGACTCCCATGGTTGCCTTGCAGGACGTATGGTATTTAAATGAAGAAGATGTCTATGCGTATGATTGCCTGCAATCCATCCGTTCAAACACCAAATGGGATGGACAGCCTGATACAAATCAGAAGCATCACCATTTTAGGTCTTCTTTGGACATGTTTAACTTGTTTGGGGAATGGAGGCCTGAACTTCTAAGCCAAACGGTTGATATAGCCAATCAGTGCGATGTGACTTTAAACTTTGATCGAAGAATGCTACCAAGCTATCCCGTTCCGATAGAGGGAACGTCTGATCAATATTTGCGATCTCTATGTGAAGAAGGGTTGCAGCGTCGCTATGGAAATCCTTCAGAAGAAGTTAGAGAACGCCTTGATTATGAACTTAAGGTTATTGAAGCGATGCAGTTTAGCGATTACTTCTTAATCGTATGGGATTTCATGGCGTATGCGCGAAAAGAGAGGATTATGACAGGACCTGGGAGGGGTTCAGCTGCCGGGTCTCTTGTAGCTTATTTGTTGTACATCACGGACGTAGATCCGATTGAGTATGAATTGCTATTTGAGCGCTTCTTAAATCCTGATCGTGTAACAATGCCAGATATCGATATTGATTTCTCTGATGTTCGTCGCGATGAAGTCATTCAATATGTAGCAGAGAAGTATGGTACGGAGCATGTTGCCCAAATTATTACCTTCGGGACATTCGGACCGCGGTCTGCCATTCGAGAGCTTATTAAAGCAATGGGGATTGACCAACAAGAAGCAGCCTATTTAATGAAGTTTATTCCTCAGCAATCACCAGGGTCTATTGTAGAAATCGTGCAGGAAACGCCAGAGTTAAAGGAATATATACAAGGGTCGGACCAAATGAAGCGGTTATTCAGGATTGCTACAAGGCTTGAAGGGTTGCCTCGTCATGCATCTACTCACGCAGCCGGAGTTGTCATTAGTCAAGAGCCACTTATGAAGAATGTACCGTTAACAAGTGGTCATAATGGCGTTCCCCTTACGCAGTTTGCTATGAATGAGCTAGAAGCTATCGGATTGTTGAAAATGGATTTCTTGGGGCTTCGTAATTTAAGTCTTATCGAACGGATGACCGATACAATTAAGAAGAAGGAATCGAGTCAGATTACGTTTGATACATATTCGGACCCAGCAACATTTTCTCTCCTTCGAAACGGGAAGACAACGGGAGTTTTCCAGTTAGAATCAAAAGGTATGCGTGATGTGTTAGAGCGCCTTGAGCCAACTCATTTTGAAGATATTGTAGCAGTTAACGCCCTGTATCGACCTGGACCAATGGAGTTTATTCAGACCTATATTAATAGAAAGAATGGAAGTGAGGAAGTGAACTATCCTCACCCTGACTTGCATCCGATCTTGCATAAGACCTATGGAGTACTCATTTATCAGGAGCAGATTATGCAAATTGCGCATAAGATGGCTGGGTTCTCTTTAGGACAAGCAGATATTCTTCGAAGGGCAGTCAGTAAGAAGAAAGAACAAGCTATAGTAGAACAAAAAGATGCGTTCATCAATGGATGCCGTTCAAACGGCTATTCAAAGGATGTAGCAGAAGAAATGTTTCAATGGATTGTTCGCTTCTCGAACTACGGTTTCAACCGAAGCCATGCTGTGGCTTATAGCATCATTTCCTACCAGTTAGCTTATTTGAAAGCCCATTATCCGGCGTATTTCATGGCAGAGTTAATGAGTTCTGTTTCAACCGATCGGATTCAATCATATATAAACGAAGCAAGGGATTTGTCTGTAAAGGTTTTGCCTCCTTCGATTAACCGTAGTTTTGGAAGGTATACTGTTGAACGAGGGGCTATCCGGATAGGGCTTGGAAGTATTAAAGGGGTAGGGAAGAATGCATTAAGAGAGATTCTACAGACCCGTAAAGCTAAACTGTTCAATCATTTATTCGATTTTTGCAGGCGTGTTTCCCTTTCCGTTGTAAACCGGCCTGTAATGGAGTCTCTTATATTGGCTGGGTGTTTCGATGAATCAAACCCTAACAGAGCATCCTTATTAGCAAGCCTTGATCATGCGATGGAACAAGGGGAGCTGTTTAGTGAAACAAATGAGCAGGAATCCTTTTTCATGGAAGAGATTGAACTAGGAGCTAACTATGTTGAGGTGGAACCTTTTTCAAAAATGAAACAACTCAGCATGGAACGTGAGGTTCTCGGAGTCTATATCTCTTCACACCCTCTTGCTTCCTACCGTGAGCAATTAAGAGAGAATGGTTTTTTATCTCTACGTGAAGCGAGCCAGGCTGCTCGGAAGAAAAGCTTGAAATCAAGTGTAGTTGTTCAACAGCTTAAGACAATTCGCACGAAAAGAGGAGATCCAATGGCTTTCCTCACTCTAGGTGATGAGCAAACAGAAATGGAAGCGGTCGTTTTCCCTGATCTGTTTCGCGAGGTGCGGCAATGGATTGACGAAGAACTCCTTATTTTTATAGAGGGAAGAATGGAAGAGCGCAATGGAAAGCTTCAGTGGATTCTTGAGAAGATTGGTCCCTTTCAAGAAGAAGAACTGCAGTCTTCCTCTACGGAATCTCGCAGATTGTTTTTAAAAATACAAGATGATCAGGATTCAACCCTTAAAAAGGTGAAGGAGATTACGACTCAATATCCAGGGAAAGTACCTGTTATTGTGCACTACCCCATTCGAAAAGAAACGTATCAATTAGGAATCTCGTATGCCATTGATCCGAAACATGAAGCCATTAAACTGTTAGAAGGCGAACTGGGGAAAGAGAATGTGGTGTTGAAATAG
- a CDS encoding DUF350 domain-containing protein: protein MEPFLWTFYYFVVAIVVVFIGLIIFENLTSRYKDWEEIKKGNTAIALSIAGKIIGICIILSFAIYHSLQLMDTLIWGAYGVVLQMIAYLLFEVMTRRFSVEKQLQENNVAVGIVTMGVSIGLAFVIGASIT, encoded by the coding sequence ATGGAGCCATTCTTATGGACGTTTTACTATTTTGTAGTGGCGATTGTAGTTGTTTTTATTGGACTCATTATATTTGAGAACTTAACAAGTCGTTATAAGGACTGGGAAGAAATTAAGAAAGGAAATACGGCAATAGCCCTTTCAATCGCAGGGAAAATCATTGGGATCTGTATTATTTTATCCTTTGCCATTTATCACTCTTTACAATTGATGGACACGTTAATATGGGGAGCTTATGGTGTGGTGTTACAAATGATTGCGTATTTACTTTTTGAAGTGATGACGCGCCGCTTCTCCGTTGAAAAACAGCTTCAAGAAAATAATGTAGCTGTAGGGATTGTAACAATGGGCGTTTCTATAGGGCTTGCATTTGTAATTGGCGCCTCTATAACGTAA
- a CDS encoding polyamine aminopropyltransferase, whose protein sequence is MKAEAVRQSKLIYWASGIVSICGIIFEVLFGALGSYILGDGVKQYTLTISLFLTGMGIGASVSERIMKDLISAFIRVEFAVALIGGFSSFLMFGITAFAPSGSEALFLYTVTFSIGALTGVELPILIRKANDLGVELNRSTARVLFSDYAGGLIGGLLFAFYLRPQMGMVKSAFIVGVINLSVALFILWLFRNEVAHLKTHLSAGILIGLLLISGVLFGEEMAFSFEQKLYKDPIIHMEETAYQRIVITKEQGDTRLYLNGALQFSAADEHRYHETLVHPVMAKASSHQNILLLGGGDGLAVREILKYEDIQSITVVDLDPRMTELAQTNFHLLQLNENALSDERVSILNRDAFEYLEHTSETYDVVIADLPDPNNESLNKLYTWEFYSLIRNHLNPDGALMVQATSPVFATDVYWTISETIASTGLHIKNLHTDVPSFGNWGFVLASRSPIKMDELTIDVPTRYLNQEMLPALAAFGKDEDRDIDGAEIKPNTLIDPHLIEKYEQAWKNY, encoded by the coding sequence ATGAAAGCTGAAGCGGTAAGACAAAGTAAACTCATTTATTGGGCATCGGGCATTGTATCGATCTGTGGAATCATATTTGAAGTTCTATTCGGTGCCCTTGGTTCATACATACTCGGGGATGGCGTGAAACAATATACGTTAACCATTTCGCTCTTTTTGACAGGAATGGGAATTGGGGCTTCTGTTAGTGAGCGAATCATGAAAGATTTAATCTCTGCTTTTATTAGAGTGGAATTCGCAGTAGCTTTAATTGGCGGCTTTTCAAGTTTCCTTATGTTCGGGATCACGGCGTTTGCTCCATCAGGTTCTGAAGCGTTATTTTTATATACCGTCACCTTTAGTATCGGTGCTTTAACAGGAGTAGAGCTCCCTATATTAATCCGAAAGGCGAACGATTTAGGGGTAGAACTTAACCGGTCCACCGCGCGAGTGTTGTTCTCTGATTATGCCGGCGGCCTAATTGGAGGCCTCTTATTTGCCTTTTATTTAAGGCCGCAAATGGGAATGGTGAAGAGTGCATTTATTGTGGGAGTCATTAATCTTTCTGTAGCCCTTTTTATTCTGTGGTTATTTCGAAACGAGGTCGCCCATTTAAAAACCCATCTATCAGCAGGCATATTGATTGGGCTGCTCTTGATTAGTGGTGTGTTGTTTGGCGAAGAAATGGCTTTTTCATTTGAACAAAAGCTTTATAAGGACCCTATCATACATATGGAAGAAACGGCTTATCAACGGATTGTCATCACAAAAGAACAAGGTGATACAAGATTATACCTAAACGGCGCCTTGCAATTTAGTGCAGCGGACGAACATCGTTATCATGAAACGCTCGTTCATCCTGTGATGGCGAAAGCTTCTTCCCATCAGAATATCTTACTCTTAGGGGGAGGAGATGGACTAGCGGTTCGGGAAATACTTAAATACGAGGATATACAGAGCATTACAGTCGTAGACCTTGACCCCAGAATGACAGAGCTTGCCCAAACGAATTTCCACTTACTGCAATTAAATGAAAATGCCTTAAGTGATGAACGGGTAAGCATATTAAACCGAGATGCTTTTGAGTATTTAGAACATACATCTGAAACATATGATGTCGTCATTGCGGATCTTCCTGACCCTAATAATGAGAGCTTGAATAAACTATATACATGGGAGTTTTATTCTCTTATTCGAAATCATCTCAACCCAGATGGGGCTTTAATGGTGCAAGCAACTAGTCCCGTTTTCGCTACGGACGTGTATTGGACGATCTCTGAGACAATCGCTTCAACTGGTTTACATATAAAGAACCTGCATACGGATGTTCCGAGCTTTGGGAATTGGGGATTCGTACTAGCAAGCCGCTCACCGATAAAGATGGATGAGCTCACTATTGACGTCCCTACAAGGTATTTAAATCAAGAGATGCTTCCGGCTCTTGCTGCATTCGGTAAAGATGAAGATCGAGATATAGATGGTGCGGAGATCAAACCGAATACGTTAATCGATCCTCATTTAATTGAAAAGTATGAACAAGCATGGAAAAACTATTAA
- a CDS encoding DUF4247 domain-containing protein, protein MRGVFIVVILSVLTLTGCSQGLQEFQSSSFDEGMGDSKSGMSGSRTYTFPEEPPKDEMVEQLNNKKNTSPEELIRSVFPLLDVVEGSNANQEARIYVTQRFSIQELSETLTDAFPPKRESELKEGKKIVVYPNLFVTFKESEQDKDAVFIEVASDKFVRDNYSPNFFNGYLALWFLDEVLDVDDWGKKRKKICASSGCYGGYSNSKYRSGSTGSLRGSSGRGGGPGTGK, encoded by the coding sequence ATGAGGGGCGTTTTTATAGTAGTCATTCTTTCCGTCTTAACCTTAACTGGATGTAGTCAAGGGCTTCAGGAGTTTCAATCTTCCTCATTTGATGAAGGGATGGGCGATTCAAAAAGTGGGATGTCCGGATCGCGAACCTATACATTTCCGGAAGAACCTCCTAAAGACGAAATGGTTGAGCAATTGAATAACAAGAAAAATACCTCACCTGAGGAACTTATTCGCTCGGTCTTTCCCCTCCTGGATGTTGTTGAAGGGTCAAACGCAAATCAGGAAGCTCGTATCTATGTGACACAGCGTTTTTCTATTCAAGAATTGTCGGAAACGTTAACGGATGCATTTCCTCCTAAAAGAGAAAGCGAACTGAAAGAGGGGAAGAAAATTGTAGTCTATCCAAATCTGTTCGTCACATTCAAAGAAAGTGAACAAGACAAGGATGCTGTGTTCATAGAAGTAGCAAGCGATAAATTTGTTCGGGATAATTATAGTCCTAACTTTTTCAATGGATACTTAGCGTTATGGTTTTTAGACGAAGTTCTAGATGTGGATGATTGGGGCAAAAAACGTAAGAAGATCTGTGCTAGTAGTGGTTGCTATGGTGGGTACTCGAATAGTAAATATCGCTCAGGTTCAACTGGAAGCTTAAGGGGTTCTAGCGGCCGAGGTGGAGGACCAGGTACAGGGAAATAA